The DNA window TTGGCAAAGAGGATGTCGAAGTAGCGATCAAAATGGTTGTCCAATGCCGGGTTCCTCATGGTGCGGACGGCCGTGCGATTCCTTCCGCTATTTTGCCCTTTGCCATTTCTCGCGAGGGCAAGACGATTTCCGATCCTACATGAATGTTTTAAGCTTCCCGATGCTAATTGAAGCTGAATTTGGCGGGTGCCGCGGTCATGGGTGGATCTTCGATGATCAGGCGATGGCAATCGTCGCAGCTAGACCTTCGGCGTTCTTGCCAAATGGGATTGATGGGAATCTGCGACTCGCCGAACGCCCATCGGTAGTAGTTTTTCGCATCCGCCATGATCGGGACGATATGGTCTCCGATTTCCGGGTTCCAGATTTGGTCCGCGACGGAGACAAATCCCATTCGATGGTACATGGATGCCGATTTATGGCTGACGGTTGCGATGATCCGTGTAACGTCCCATGAAAAGAAGACGCCTGCCGCAACCCGGTAGATCGCGAGGATGACATCCCGACGTTGCCGCCAGCCTTTGCGGACCGCCAGCATCCCTCCAGAAGCGATGATCGGTGGTGTAGTGTGATGGATCGATGTATGCGCAAGGGAACGGAGATGAAATCGGAAATCGAAGTAACGTTCTGGCGGGAGTCCTAACCTTGTTTCGCAATTCAGCCGGATGCCTCCCACGGGAGTGTTTCTGTCATAGGCAAGGATGTGAGCCACTTTCGGGATTACGTCGAACCGATCGACAATTCGTTGGTCAGGCCAGTTCTTCCCCTCATAGAGGCCTTCCTCCGTCACGTAGACGTGATGTCTGAGCCAGAGCGCGTCGTCGATTTCTTGTGGGCTGCAGGCCACTTTTAATTGGATTGCCATGAGAGTTGGTTGAATTTTTAAGTTATTGAAAAATTAGCGTTAGTCTCGTAGATTTTGGAGTTCGACTCGTTTTTAAGCCCGGCTTTCGCCAACTCAAGCGACCCCCTTGTCCAGGACATTTTTCTCCTGTTTAATCCATCTGTTTGCATGATAACCGACATCGCTATCTTCATCGTGGTTTCACGT is part of the Thiocystis violascens DSM 198 genome and encodes:
- a CDS encoding N-acyl amino acid synthase FeeM domain-containing protein, which encodes MAIQLKVACSPQEIDDALWLRHHVYVTEEGLYEGKNWPDQRIVDRFDVIPKVAHILAYDRNTPVGGIRLNCETRLGLPPERYFDFRFHLRSLAHTSIHHTTPPIIASGGMLAVRKGWRQRRDVILAIYRVAAGVFFSWDVTRIIATVSHKSASMYHRMGFVSVADQIWNPEIGDHIVPIMADAKNYYRWAFGESQIPINPIWQERRRSSCDDCHRLIIEDPPMTAAPAKFSFN